In Flammeovirga agarivorans, the genomic window GTTCTTCTATTCCTTTTGTATTGTTACTTCCTGTAATTAAGATAACATCTTTAGAAGGAATGCTTATAATAATATCTCCGTCAACATTAAAGTTTGCTTTGTCCCATAAAGATTTTACTAGAATTAAACTTGCTTCAAAGTCTCCTCCTGCTGATAACATATAAGAACCTTCTTTACCATATTTTTTAATAGAAACTTTATTGATGAGGTTTTCAATTGATAATTCTTTGAAATCTTTTAGAGGTAGTTCCAAATCTACTTGATCCTCTTGTTGAATATAACTTATAGAAGTTTCAGAATCCATAGCATAGAAGATGAATAGTTCTGAGTTATATTTTTCATATACTAAATCTATTTCTTCTGAATTTGTTATTCTGATTAATTCATCAAGATATTTCTGTGATTTTATTATAGGAACGATTTCATTTATTGAATATGTAGTTTTGTTATAATAAGTATTTATTGATGATTCAATATATCTTTTTATAATTTCTAATTTTGAATCTTCATCATTGATGTATTCATTAAATGCGTTTCCTAAGAAATGTTTATGTTCATTTTCTTGAAATTCTGTAGTTATTTCTAACTCTTTTAAGCTAATAAGTTTAAGAGCAGGTACTGATTTCTTCAGAACATTAAA contains:
- a CDS encoding DUF1444 family protein yields the protein MFGLFKQANQKIEFTKEYFNVLKKSVPALKLISLKELEITTEFQENEHKHFLGNAFNEYINDEDSKLEIIKRYIESSINTYYNKTTYSINEIVPIIKSQKYLDELIRITNSEEIDLVYEKYNSELFIFYAMDSETSISYIQQEDQVDLELPLKDFKELSIENLINKVSIKKYGKEGSYMLSAGGDFEASLILVKSLWDKANFNVDGDIIISIPSKDVILITGSNNTKGIEELKKQTEEIFNSSNYTISNSLFILKDEEFVNY